From the genome of Tsukamurella pulmonis:
GATCACACAGGCGAGCTCCGCCATCAGGATCCAGTACACGACGACGCCGAGCACCCTCCCGGGAGCGCCGCCTTCGAATGCGGGCGACACCGTCGAGGCGACAGTCAGGGTCACCAGGCTCGAGACCACGGCGAGCAGCGCCACCAACACCGCCACAGCGATGCCCTTCGCAACGAACACCGCATAGCGGTTCGGCTGAGCCGCGAGCGTCGTCGATATCTGGCTGGTGTCGCCGTTGTCACCTTCAGAGCTGTACTCACTGCTCACAGCGACGACGCCGACGACAATCGCTCCCACCACTCCGAAGGCCAGCTCTTGATACCCGAGATCGCGGTTGGGCGACGAGGAAGACGGGGCACTGATGTACGTGACCACCGGTGCCACCACAAGCGCCAACACCGAGCCTGCCCACACGGCGGGCAGCGACGCCAGTTTGAGCAGTTCTGCACGCGTGGCGCGCGCCGCCGCACCGAGATTCATCGCTCTCCGATCCGCGCGAAGAACGCCTCTTCGAGACTCCCGTGATCACCGACGACTTGTCGCAGCGACCCAGAATCAACTATCCGACCATCGTTAATAATCACTATGTCGTCAACCGTTTCTGCAAGTTCACGCATCATGTGACTCGACAGAAGTACGGTGCGTCCTTCGTCAGCTCGCTTTCTTAGGAAGTTTCTCACCCATCGAATGCCTTCTGGATCGAGCCCGTTGATCGGCTCGTCCAGGATGAGCACCTCCGGATCGCCGATCAACGCCGCAGCGATCCCCAGTCTCCGGCTCATCCCCAGAGAGAACGTTCCGACGCGCCGCTGTGCTGCATTCGCTATCCCGGCGAGCTCGAGTACTTCCTGAATACGCCCCGAATCCACTCCGGCCGAAGCGGCGACCCACCGCAGATGAGCGTGAGCAGTCCGGGTTCTGTTCGCTCCCGATCCGTCGAGAACTGCGCCGATCTTGCGCAGAGGATTCGTCACGTCTCCGTAGCGGAGCCCGTTGAACGTCGCGTTCCCACCGTCAGCGAAGTCCAACCCGAGAAGAATACGCAATGTCGTCGTTTTTCCGGCGCCGTTGGGACCCACAAAGCCGGTAACCCTCCCGGACCTTGCTTCGAAACTGACATCGCTCAGCACCTTGGAACCGCGACGAACCTTCGTCACTCGATCGATCGAAATCATGCGCAACCCCCTCGAACGCGGAACACAACGCCCTCCAGTCAATAGCGTGCGTCCGGCTCCTGCATCCGGCCACGGTCTGCAATCAGCGCATCGGCATCGGACCGTGGTCTGAATTCGTCGCTCGCGCAGATGCCGGAGTGTCGCGCCGCTGCTACCTTGGGCAGATGAACGCCACGAACCGACCTCGGTGGCGCTCAGGCTCTTGGGCACCGGGCGTCGTGGCGGTGCTGAGCCTGCTGGGAATCGCTATGGCGTTCGGGGTGGCTATGCCGTACGCGCGGCTCGCAGCATCGTCCATGGTGACCCTAGCGGTGGCCGTCGCCATCTGGACCTGGTGGCGCGCAAAGCAGATGCGTGTCGACTTCGAGGCGCGATTGGCAGCGTGGTCTGCTCACGAAGCACGAA
Proteins encoded in this window:
- a CDS encoding ABC transporter ATP-binding protein, producing the protein MISIDRVTKVRRGSKVLSDVSFEARSGRVTGFVGPNGAGKTTTLRILLGLDFADGGNATFNGLRYGDVTNPLRKIGAVLDGSGANRTRTAHAHLRWVAASAGVDSGRIQEVLELAGIANAAQRRVGTFSLGMSRRLGIAAALIGDPEVLILDEPINGLDPEGIRWVRNFLRKRADEGRTVLLSSHMMRELAETVDDIVIINDGRIVDSGSLRQVVGDHGSLEEAFFARIGER
- a CDS encoding ABC transporter permease; translated protein: MNLGAAARATRAELLKLASLPAVWAGSVLALVVAPVVTYISAPSSSSPNRDLGYQELAFGVVGAIVVGVVAVSSEYSSEGDNGDTSQISTTLAAQPNRYAVFVAKGIAVAVLVALLAVVSSLVTLTVASTVSPAFEGGAPGRVLGVVVYWILMAELACVITWITRNGVLPLIVLVLNTSVVTVTYLLSRIVAAGSFFPDMAGMRMFLRDVDSKVALSPAAGGAVMAAWVVVIGVVAVSVFARRDA